A DNA window from Pseudarthrobacter sp. W1I19 contains the following coding sequences:
- a CDS encoding amino acid permease, translating to MPADQQLAKSLKPRHLSMIAIAGVIGAGLFVGSGAAIQQAGPGILLAYMAAGVVVILVMRMLGEMAAANPETGSFSTYADKALGRWAGFSIGWLYAWFWIIVLGIEATAGAAIMHRWVPGIDQWVWALVLMVLLTLTNLGSVKSYGEFEFWFASIKVAAIVLFLLFGVAAILGLVPGVPAPGLSNLMDNGGFLPNGPGAVLAGILVVVFSFFGAEIATIAAGESENPVDAVKKAVKSTVWRILVFYIGSIAIVVTLLPWNDASVAKSPYVAVIELFGIPGAGTIMDVVVLTSVLSCLNSGLYTASRMLFSLSRRGDAPAAWTKISRRGVPAAAVLASTVVGFITVGLNYIAPDTVFLFLVNTSGAIALFVWLVIASSQLVLRKRMGASAKDLALKMWLFPYLTWVAIVSIVALLIGMVILESTRESLFLSLALAGVVVGIGVWRYRGRGTGPEAGDDDSRDIPVGAEPTA from the coding sequence ATGCCCGCTGACCAGCAATTAGCCAAGTCGCTCAAGCCGCGGCACCTGTCAATGATCGCAATAGCCGGCGTGATTGGCGCCGGTCTGTTCGTCGGCTCCGGTGCCGCCATTCAGCAGGCCGGCCCCGGAATCCTGTTGGCCTACATGGCCGCGGGTGTGGTGGTCATCCTGGTGATGCGCATGCTCGGCGAAATGGCCGCAGCGAACCCCGAGACGGGCTCGTTCTCCACCTACGCGGACAAGGCACTGGGCAGGTGGGCCGGCTTCAGCATCGGCTGGCTCTATGCGTGGTTCTGGATCATCGTGCTCGGCATCGAAGCCACTGCCGGCGCCGCGATCATGCACCGCTGGGTTCCCGGCATAGACCAATGGGTCTGGGCCCTGGTCCTGATGGTCCTGCTGACCCTGACCAACTTGGGCTCCGTGAAGTCGTACGGCGAATTCGAGTTCTGGTTCGCCTCCATCAAGGTCGCGGCCATTGTGCTGTTCCTGCTGTTCGGCGTGGCCGCCATCCTGGGGCTTGTGCCCGGCGTCCCGGCGCCCGGATTGAGCAACCTCATGGACAACGGCGGGTTCCTGCCCAACGGCCCTGGAGCGGTGCTGGCTGGCATCCTGGTGGTGGTCTTCTCCTTCTTCGGCGCCGAAATCGCCACCATCGCGGCCGGCGAATCCGAAAACCCCGTTGACGCGGTCAAGAAGGCCGTGAAGTCAACCGTCTGGCGCATCCTTGTTTTCTACATCGGGTCCATCGCCATCGTCGTCACCCTGCTGCCGTGGAACGATGCCAGCGTTGCCAAGAGCCCCTACGTGGCAGTGATCGAGCTCTTCGGAATCCCGGGCGCCGGAACCATCATGGACGTTGTGGTTCTTACTTCCGTGCTCTCCTGCCTCAACTCCGGCCTCTACACCGCCAGCCGCATGCTCTTCTCCCTCTCCCGGCGCGGCGACGCCCCCGCAGCGTGGACAAAAATATCCCGGCGCGGGGTGCCCGCAGCGGCAGTGCTCGCGTCTACGGTGGTGGGCTTCATCACTGTTGGCCTTAATTACATTGCTCCGGACACCGTGTTCCTGTTCCTGGTCAACACCTCCGGTGCCATCGCCCTGTTTGTGTGGCTTGTTATTGCCTCCTCCCAGCTGGTCCTGCGCAAGCGGATGGGAGCTTCCGCCAAGGACCTGGCGCTCAAGATGTGGCTGTTCCCGTACCTGACCTGGGTGGCGATTGTCAGCATCGTGGCCCTGCTGATCGGGATGGTCATCCTGGAGTCCACCCGCGAGTCCCTGTTCCTGTCGCTGGCCCTGGCCGGCGTGGTGGTGGGCATCGGAGTGTGGCGGTACCGAGGCCGTGGCACCGGGCCGGAAGCAGGCGACGACGACAGCCGTGACATTCCCGTGGGGGCCGAACCAACGGCTTGA
- the rpsF gene encoding 30S ribosomal protein S6, translating to MRPYELMVIIDPEVEERTVEPSLQKFLNVITNDGGTIEKVDIWGRRRLAYDIKKKSEGIYAVVNFTAKPETAKELDRQLSLNETIMRTKITRPEEQKVVAE from the coding sequence ATGCGTCCTTACGAATTGATGGTAATCATCGACCCCGAGGTCGAAGAGCGTACCGTTGAGCCGTCGCTTCAGAAGTTCCTGAACGTCATCACCAACGATGGTGGAACCATCGAAAAGGTTGACATCTGGGGCCGTCGCCGGCTGGCTTACGACATCAAGAAGAAGTCCGAAGGTATCTACGCCGTGGTGAACTTCACCGCCAAGCCGGAAACCGCCAAGGAACTTGACCGCCAGCTGTCTCTTAACGAGACCATCATGCGCACCAAGATCACCCGCCCCGAAGAGCAGAAGGTTGTTGCTGAGTAA
- a CDS encoding single-stranded DNA-binding protein, giving the protein MAGETTITVIGNLTNDPELRFTPSGSAVANFTIASTPRTFDRQSNEWKDGETLFLRAAVWREAAENVAESLTKGMRVIVTGRLKSRSYETKEGEKRTVIELEVDEIGPSLRYANAKVNRTQRSGAGGQGGFGGGNSGGGFGGGNSGGNQGGNTGGGWGGGNQQAAQDDPWATPGVSNAGGWGNGPDSEPPF; this is encoded by the coding sequence ATGGCAGGCGAGACCACCATTACGGTCATCGGTAACCTCACCAATGACCCGGAATTGCGGTTCACACCGTCCGGTTCGGCAGTAGCGAACTTCACCATCGCTTCCACCCCCCGCACCTTTGATCGCCAGTCCAACGAGTGGAAGGACGGGGAAACCCTGTTCCTCCGCGCCGCTGTGTGGCGTGAAGCAGCCGAGAACGTCGCCGAGTCCCTCACCAAGGGCATGCGCGTGATCGTTACCGGCCGCCTGAAGAGCCGTTCCTACGAAACCAAAGAAGGCGAAAAGCGCACCGTTATCGAGCTTGAGGTCGATGAAATCGGCCCGAGCCTGCGCTACGCCAACGCCAAGGTCAACCGCACCCAGCGCTCCGGCGCCGGCGGGCAGGGTGGCTTTGGCGGCGGCAACAGCGGCGGCGGCTTCGGTGGAGGCAACTCTGGTGGAAACCAGGGTGGCAACACCGGCGGAGGCTGGGGCGGCGGCAACCAGCAGGCTGCACAGGACGATCCCTGGGCTACGCCCGGTGTCTCCAACGCAGGCGGCTGGGGCAACGGCCCCGATTCCGAACCTCCCTTCTAA
- the rpsR gene encoding 30S ribosomal protein S18, which yields MAKAELRKPKPKSNPLKAADITVIDYKDVALLRKFISDRGKIRARRVTGVTVQEQRKIAQAIKNAREVALLPYSGAGRG from the coding sequence ATGGCTAAGGCTGAACTCCGTAAGCCCAAACCAAAGTCCAACCCCTTGAAGGCCGCTGACATCACTGTCATCGACTACAAGGACGTAGCATTGCTGCGCAAGTTCATCTCCGACCGCGGAAAGATCCGCGCCCGTCGCGTCACTGGCGTCACGGTGCAGGAACAGCGCAAGATCGCACAGGCAATCAAGAACGCCCGCGAAGTTGCCCTGCTGCCTTACTCCGGCGCTGGCCGCGGCTAA
- the rplI gene encoding 50S ribosomal protein L9 — translation MAKLILTHEVTGLGAAGDVVEVKDGYARNFLLPRNFALTWSKGGEKQVESIKAARAAREHASLEDAQKQAAALSAKPVKLVVKAGETGRLFGTVKQGDVADAVEAAGLGRIDKRKVELPAHIKSVGSYQANVRLHDDVAAVIELDVVAGK, via the coding sequence ATGGCAAAGCTCATTCTGACCCACGAAGTAACCGGTCTCGGTGCTGCTGGCGATGTTGTAGAGGTTAAGGACGGTTACGCACGTAACTTCCTGCTCCCCCGCAACTTCGCCCTGACCTGGTCGAAGGGTGGCGAGAAGCAGGTTGAGTCCATCAAGGCTGCCCGCGCCGCCCGCGAGCACGCTTCCCTGGAAGACGCTCAGAAGCAGGCTGCTGCACTCTCGGCCAAGCCGGTCAAGCTCGTTGTCAAGGCTGGCGAGACCGGACGCCTGTTCGGCACCGTCAAGCAGGGCGACGTTGCTGACGCTGTTGAGGCCGCAGGCCTTGGCCGCATCGACAAGCGCAAGGTTGAACTGCCGGCGCACATCAAGTCTGTTGGTTCCTACCAGGCCAACGTCCGTCTGCACGACGACGTTGCTGCTGTGATCGAACTCGACGTAGTGGCTGGTAAGTAG